A genomic segment from Kyrpidia tusciae DSM 2912 encodes:
- a CDS encoding 5-oxoprolinase subunit C family protein codes for MIRVIKPGLSTTVQDLGRPGYYSIGLPPSGALDKYSHTVANLLVGNDPSAATLEATYLGPELEFRANVRFAVCGADMPAFLNGQPIPLWTAVAARSGDVLSFGMLQKGARSYIAVEGGIGVPPVMGSRSTYALCGIGGYEGRALKAGDMLEKGDLQTRAPREGVALPTKWRPNFAEAAELHVVPGLYVHRLTEESKQEFFAAEWTVTPEANRVGYRYKGIRLQFVDRPQPFGAGSNPSNVVDCGYPIGSIQVPDGVEPIVLLNDAVTGGGYATIGTVISADLDRIAQTRTNQKAKFVEIDLAEALRRRRERQTRILEVESFLRQS; via the coding sequence ATGATCCGCGTGATCAAGCCAGGGCTGTCAACAACGGTGCAGGATTTGGGGAGACCCGGATACTACAGCATTGGCCTCCCACCTTCCGGGGCTCTTGACAAATATTCTCACACCGTGGCCAATCTGCTGGTGGGAAACGATCCGTCCGCGGCGACCCTGGAGGCGACTTATCTCGGCCCGGAACTGGAATTCCGGGCAAATGTTCGATTTGCCGTGTGCGGAGCCGACATGCCCGCTTTTCTCAATGGACAACCCATCCCTCTCTGGACGGCGGTGGCTGCCCGGTCCGGGGACGTGCTGTCCTTTGGCATGCTGCAAAAAGGAGCCCGCAGCTACATCGCCGTGGAAGGAGGCATTGGAGTCCCGCCGGTCATGGGCAGCCGTTCCACCTACGCCCTGTGCGGCATCGGCGGCTACGAGGGGCGGGCTTTGAAGGCCGGGGATATGCTCGAGAAGGGGGACTTGCAAACCCGAGCGCCCAGGGAAGGGGTCGCCTTACCCACGAAATGGCGTCCGAATTTTGCCGAGGCAGCGGAGCTCCACGTGGTGCCGGGGCTGTACGTACACCGGCTGACCGAGGAGAGTAAACAGGAGTTTTTTGCCGCCGAGTGGACCGTCACCCCCGAGGCCAACCGCGTGGGTTATCGATACAAGGGAATCCGTTTACAATTCGTGGATCGTCCTCAGCCCTTCGGGGCCGGCAGCAACCCGTCGAACGTGGTCGACTGCGGGTATCCCATCGGTTCCATCCAGGTCCCGGACGGCGTGGAGCCCATTGTCCTGTTGAACGACGCCGTGACGGGAGGGGGCTACGCCACCATCGGCACGGTGATCAGTGCGGATCTCGATCGCATCGCCCAGACCCGGACGAACCAGAAAGCGAAATTCGTCGAAATCGATCTGGCCGAGGCCCTGCGCCGGCGCCGGGAGAGGCAGACGAGGATTCTGGAAGTGGAATCGTTTTTGCGACAAAGCTGA
- a CDS encoding 5-oxoprolinase subunit B family protein yields the protein MHSTPRYTYGGDEFIFVELSEEMSLEANIRVMAITRELQEHHIRGVLDICPANASYMVRYDPDVISPEDLLRHLEATDRSTTDLARVSLTSRVVDFPILFDDPWTREALMRARDRHQDPNSTDLEYAARINGFSSTEAFIEALCRAPYIVSMTGFVPGLPWCFQIAPREEQIEVPKYVRPRTYTPARAFGFGGAFVAIYPVDGAGGYQLFGISPSPIFDRDQRLPDFRESMVFPRPGDIYWFRPIDMKEYEAIRATVDNGTFRYRIREITFNPGDAIRDPAGFSAAVKGELER from the coding sequence ATACATTCGACCCCACGTTATACCTATGGCGGCGATGAATTTATTTTCGTCGAACTCTCCGAGGAAATGAGCCTGGAAGCGAACATCCGAGTGATGGCCATCACCCGGGAGCTGCAAGAGCATCATATTCGGGGAGTCTTGGACATCTGCCCGGCCAATGCGTCTTACATGGTCCGGTACGATCCCGACGTGATCTCCCCCGAGGATTTGTTGCGGCACCTTGAGGCGACAGACCGGTCCACCACCGATTTGGCCCGCGTATCTCTCACGTCCCGGGTGGTGGATTTTCCGATCCTCTTCGATGACCCCTGGACCCGGGAGGCGTTGATGCGGGCCCGGGATCGCCACCAGGACCCGAACTCGACAGATTTGGAATACGCGGCGCGCATCAATGGGTTTTCTTCGACAGAAGCTTTTATCGAAGCTCTGTGTCGGGCACCGTACATTGTGTCTATGACGGGGTTTGTGCCGGGCCTGCCCTGGTGCTTCCAGATCGCACCCCGGGAGGAGCAGATCGAAGTGCCCAAATACGTGCGGCCCCGCACGTATACTCCGGCCCGGGCGTTTGGATTCGGAGGCGCTTTTGTGGCCATCTACCCGGTGGACGGGGCGGGAGGATATCAATTGTTCGGCATCTCCCCAAGTCCGATTTTTGACCGGGACCAGCGCCTGCCGGATTTTCGGGAGTCCATGGTCTTTCCCCGGCCGGGAGACATTTACTGGTTCCGGCCCATCGACATGAAGGAGTACGAGGCCATTCGAGCCACCGTGGACAACGGGACGTTCCGATACCGGATACGGGAGATCACCTTTAACCCGGGCGACGCCATCCGGGATCCCGCCGGATTCTCCGCGGCCGTGAAAGGAGAGCTGGAGCGATGA
- the gabT gene encoding 4-aminobutyrate--2-oxoglutarate transaminase, with protein sequence MTRRFIDLKTPIPGPKSQALMERRKARVPRGVSNATPIFVDRAEGALVTDVDGNTFLDFAGAIGTMNAGHRPPAVVKALHEQVDRFLHTSFHVAMYESYVALAEKLAELTPGNFEKKAMFLNSGAEAVENAIKIARRYTGRPAVVSFTRGFHGRTLMGMSLTSKVKPYKYQMGPFAPMVYQAPYPYVYRRPAGMSEEEYTDSVIAQFKEFFSAEVSPEEVAAVIFEPVQGEGGFIVPPKRFVDAVKEFCAQHRIVFIADEIQTGFGRTGRWFASEHFGLEPDLITVSKSLAAGLPISGVVGRAEIMDAAEPGQLGGTYGGSPLGCAAALGVIETMQRENLVQKAEVLGRQLIDRFTRWYERYPLIGDVRGLGAMAAVELVRDRQTREPAKDETARVIQGSVQRGVLLMGAGLYSDVIRILCPLVTTPEELDEGLDVVEEALAEVSGAVSTQQA encoded by the coding sequence TTGACGCGTCGATTCATTGATTTAAAAACGCCGATCCCGGGCCCAAAGTCTCAGGCGTTGATGGAACGCCGGAAGGCTCGGGTGCCCAGGGGCGTGAGCAACGCCACACCGATTTTTGTCGATCGGGCGGAAGGCGCCTTGGTGACCGATGTGGACGGAAACACGTTTTTGGATTTTGCAGGAGCGATCGGAACGATGAACGCGGGTCACCGGCCCCCGGCGGTGGTCAAGGCCCTGCATGAGCAAGTGGACCGGTTTCTGCACACCAGTTTCCACGTGGCCATGTACGAGTCCTACGTGGCCTTGGCGGAAAAACTGGCGGAATTGACCCCCGGAAACTTTGAAAAGAAGGCAATGTTTCTCAACTCCGGGGCTGAGGCGGTGGAGAATGCGATCAAAATCGCCCGGCGATACACCGGGCGGCCGGCGGTGGTGTCCTTTACCCGGGGTTTCCACGGCCGGACGTTGATGGGCATGTCCCTCACCAGCAAGGTCAAACCCTACAAGTACCAGATGGGACCCTTTGCGCCGATGGTTTACCAGGCACCGTACCCCTACGTGTACCGCAGGCCGGCGGGGATGAGTGAGGAGGAATACACCGATTCGGTGATCGCCCAGTTCAAAGAATTTTTCTCCGCCGAAGTCTCACCCGAAGAGGTGGCCGCCGTGATTTTTGAGCCCGTTCAGGGGGAGGGCGGCTTCATCGTTCCGCCGAAGCGGTTCGTCGATGCGGTGAAGGAGTTCTGCGCCCAGCATCGAATTGTTTTTATTGCGGATGAAATCCAGACCGGCTTTGGGCGCACCGGGCGGTGGTTTGCCTCGGAGCATTTCGGGTTGGAGCCCGATCTGATCACCGTGTCGAAGTCTTTAGCCGCCGGGCTGCCCATCAGTGGGGTGGTTGGCAGGGCGGAGATTATGGACGCCGCGGAACCCGGTCAACTCGGGGGGACGTACGGGGGCAGTCCGCTGGGCTGCGCGGCCGCCCTCGGGGTGATTGAAACGATGCAACGGGAAAACCTGGTGCAGAAAGCGGAGGTCCTCGGCCGGCAATTGATAGATCGGTTCACCCGGTGGTACGAGCGTTACCCATTGATCGGGGACGTGCGGGGCCTCGGCGCCATGGCAGCGGTGGAGTTGGTGAGGGATCGCCAGACGAGGGAGCCGGCCAAGGACGAGACGGCCCGGGTGATCCAGGGATCCGTTCAGCGGGGCGTGTTGTTGATGGGCGCAGGGCTGTACAGTGACGTGATTCGGATTTTGTGCCCCTTGGTGACCACGCCGGAAGAGCTGGACGAAGGGCTCGATGTCGTGGAAGAAGCCTTGGCCGAAGTGAGTGGCGCGGTTTCGACTCAACAAGCTTGA
- a CDS encoding NAD-dependent succinate-semialdehyde dehydrogenase has product MRRYGLYVDGQWTPAGSGKTFEVYNPATGDVVGEVADASKEDVLRAVDAAHRAFPDWAAKTAKERSEILRRAYDLMVANLDELAVIMTTEQGKPLAEAKGEIQYAADFVLWYSEEAKRVYGETIPASFPHKRILVLRQPVGVVAAITPWNFPAAMITRKIAPALAAGCTVIVKPAKQTPLTACRLVEIFEEAGMPPGVVNLITGSRAAEIADTMLADERVRKITFTGSTEVGKQLMRKAADTVKHISLELGGHAPFLVFEDADIDAAAREVAASKFRNAGQTCVCTNRVYVHESIAEPFAAALAKRAAEMKVGNGLEEGVVIGPLIDRQAAEKVEEHVRDAVQKGARVVTGGHRLSRTGTKGEVHFFEPTVLLDVSDDMLVLYEETFGPVAPVQTFRDDEEAVRKANDTRYGLAAYLFTRDLSRAVRVAESLEYGIVGINDGLPSVAQAPFGGFKESGLGREGGRHGIEEFLEIKYVSLALV; this is encoded by the coding sequence ATGCGGCGATACGGATTGTATGTCGATGGGCAGTGGACCCCGGCAGGCAGCGGGAAAACGTTTGAGGTCTACAACCCGGCCACCGGGGACGTGGTGGGGGAAGTGGCGGATGCGTCGAAAGAGGATGTCCTTCGGGCCGTGGATGCGGCTCATCGCGCCTTTCCCGATTGGGCGGCGAAGACGGCGAAGGAGCGCTCGGAGATTCTCCGGCGGGCTTACGATTTGATGGTGGCCAATCTCGACGAGCTGGCGGTCATCATGACCACCGAGCAGGGCAAGCCCTTGGCCGAAGCCAAGGGAGAGATTCAGTACGCAGCCGATTTTGTCTTGTGGTATTCCGAGGAAGCGAAACGGGTGTACGGCGAAACGATCCCGGCTTCGTTTCCCCACAAACGGATCCTGGTCCTGCGCCAACCGGTGGGCGTGGTGGCGGCCATCACGCCGTGGAATTTTCCCGCAGCCATGATCACCCGAAAGATCGCTCCCGCCTTGGCGGCGGGCTGCACGGTAATCGTCAAACCGGCCAAACAGACGCCGCTCACCGCCTGCCGGCTGGTGGAGATTTTCGAAGAAGCGGGGATGCCTCCGGGGGTGGTGAACCTGATTACGGGAAGCCGGGCCGCGGAGATCGCCGATACGATGCTCGCCGACGAGCGGGTTCGGAAGATCACCTTCACCGGCTCCACCGAAGTGGGCAAGCAACTGATGCGCAAAGCGGCGGACACGGTGAAACACATCAGCCTGGAACTCGGAGGACACGCGCCATTCCTGGTCTTTGAAGACGCGGACATTGATGCGGCGGCCCGGGAGGTGGCGGCGAGCAAATTCCGCAATGCCGGCCAGACCTGTGTGTGCACGAACCGGGTGTACGTCCACGAGTCCATCGCCGAGCCCTTTGCCGCAGCCCTGGCCAAACGAGCGGCGGAGATGAAAGTCGGCAACGGCCTGGAAGAAGGAGTGGTCATCGGGCCTCTCATCGACCGCCAGGCTGCGGAAAAAGTCGAGGAGCACGTTCGAGATGCGGTCCAGAAGGGGGCCCGGGTGGTGACGGGCGGCCATCGGTTGAGCCGGACCGGCACCAAAGGGGAAGTGCACTTTTTCGAGCCCACGGTTCTGCTCGACGTCAGTGACGACATGCTGGTTCTCTACGAGGAAACCTTCGGTCCCGTCGCCCCGGTGCAGACCTTCCGGGATGACGAGGAAGCGGTCCGGAAAGCTAACGACACCCGCTATGGGCTGGCAGCTTACCTGTTCACCCGGGATCTGTCCCGGGCCGTGCGGGTGGCCGAGAGCCTGGAGTACGGGATTGTCGGCATCAACGATGGTCTGCCTTCCGTCGCCCAAGCTCCTTTTGGCGGTTTCAAGGAGAGCGGCTTGGGCCGGGAGGGCGGCCGCCACGGGATCGAGGAGTTCCTGGAGATCAAGTACGTGTCCCTGGCGCTCGTCTGA
- a CDS encoding MaoC/PaaZ C-terminal domain-containing protein translates to MELTWDTLKENMELEPLVKPPVDRVQLVKYAGASGDFNPLHTVEEFARQAGLDGVIAHGMLSMGFLGQYLRHLLGVKGDILRMKVRFQRMVKPGDVLTCRGTVRALQPDDRVAELELAAINQSGEVVTAGTAEVRFF, encoded by the coding sequence ATGGAACTGACCTGGGACACACTCAAGGAAAACATGGAACTCGAACCGCTGGTCAAGCCCCCCGTGGACCGGGTGCAGTTGGTGAAATACGCCGGCGCCTCGGGGGATTTTAACCCCCTTCACACAGTGGAGGAGTTCGCCCGGCAGGCGGGCTTGGACGGTGTCATCGCCCACGGTATGTTAAGCATGGGTTTTCTCGGACAATACCTGCGCCATCTTCTGGGGGTAAAAGGGGATATCCTGCGCATGAAAGTTCGGTTCCAGCGCATGGTCAAACCGGGGGATGTCTTGACCTGTCGGGGGACGGTGCGTGCCCTTCAACCCGATGACCGGGTCGCCGAGCTTGAACTGGCCGCCATAAACCAAAGCGGAGAGGTCGTCACCGCCGGTACAGCAGAAGTGCGGTTTTTCTAA
- a CDS encoding MaoC family dehydratase N-terminal domain-containing protein, protein MPVDRSLIGKKTNVHVVDVEKGHIRRFAEAVGDPSPLYVDEAFAASTPFRGLIAPPTFATTLARVIPSPLSDVPGFDLHRVLHGEQEYIFHRPMRPGDRYWVQQEVIDVYDRAGRSGRMTFIVIETRAKDINDLPVVTARETIIYRQD, encoded by the coding sequence ATGCCGGTAGATCGCTCCTTGATCGGCAAGAAGACGAACGTTCATGTCGTCGACGTGGAAAAGGGACATATCCGCCGATTCGCCGAAGCTGTGGGAGACCCGTCTCCCCTGTACGTGGATGAGGCCTTCGCCGCATCCACCCCCTTTCGGGGGCTCATCGCTCCCCCGACCTTTGCCACCACCCTGGCTCGGGTCATCCCCAGCCCGCTATCCGATGTGCCGGGCTTCGACCTGCATCGCGTTCTCCATGGGGAACAGGAGTACATTTTCCACCGTCCCATGCGGCCGGGGGACCGGTACTGGGTGCAGCAAGAGGTGATCGATGTCTACGATCGGGCCGGGCGAAGCGGACGAATGACCTTCATCGTCATCGAAACCCGGGCCAAAGACATCAATGACCTACCGGTGGTCACCGCCCGGGAGACGATCATCTATCGACAAGACTGA
- a CDS encoding undecaprenyl-diphosphate phosphatase, producing the protein MTWIQALWFAAVQGITELFPVSSVAHAVMLPAVLHWPVDPDGLLPFTVMLHLGTAVALLLFYWREWLSLIVSLFHSRAPEKRRVFVLLVVATIPAAVIGGLFEKTLRAHFPSASSAAFFLMVNGVILWIGDRQRRRAIARSGMFSRIGREDEEISRLGMGQSFLIGCAQCLALIPGFSRSGMTMIAGLYAGLGYEAAARFAFLLATPVILGAGILEVPKLLHDQHRDLLGPALVGGLAAGVAAFVSVWILTRYFQQQEVRAFRPFAIYCLVIGLVALLYFVL; encoded by the coding sequence ATGACTTGGATACAGGCGTTGTGGTTTGCGGCGGTGCAGGGAATTACGGAGTTGTTTCCCGTAAGCAGTGTGGCCCATGCTGTCATGTTGCCCGCGGTGCTGCACTGGCCGGTGGATCCGGATGGGCTGTTGCCTTTTACCGTGATGCTTCACTTGGGAACAGCTGTTGCGTTGCTCTTATTTTATTGGAGGGAATGGCTGTCGCTTATCGTCTCCCTGTTTCACAGCCGGGCGCCGGAAAAGCGCCGGGTGTTCGTATTGTTGGTGGTGGCGACCATCCCCGCGGCGGTGATCGGAGGGCTGTTTGAAAAGACCCTCCGGGCTCATTTTCCGTCCGCGTCCAGTGCCGCCTTTTTCTTGATGGTCAACGGCGTGATTCTCTGGATCGGGGACCGGCAGAGGCGCCGGGCGATAGCAAGATCTGGCATGTTCAGCCGGATCGGCAGAGAGGACGAGGAAATATCGCGGCTCGGGATGGGCCAGAGCTTTTTGATTGGGTGCGCTCAGTGTCTTGCGCTTATCCCGGGTTTTTCCCGGTCGGGAATGACGATGATCGCCGGGCTCTATGCGGGTCTCGGGTACGAGGCGGCGGCCCGGTTTGCCTTTTTGTTGGCGACGCCTGTGATCCTGGGGGCCGGGATCCTGGAGGTTCCGAAGCTGCTCCACGACCAGCACCGGGACTTGTTGGGCCCCGCCTTGGTCGGGGGATTGGCGGCGGGGGTGGCCGCTTTTGTGAGCGTGTGGATTTTGACGCGGTATTTTCAACAACAGGAGGTCCGGGCATTTCGACCTTTTGCGATTTACTGTCTAGTCATCGGGCTAGTTGCTCTGTTATACTTTGTGCTGTAG
- a CDS encoding YitT family protein, producing MGETRMAEHWRYRVYQGVLVIGGSLVAAYGLRGFLVPNHIIDGGMTGISILLSYLTGLNIGWFLLALNLPFLLLGYNQIGKTFTVLTFLGVAGLAVWTWVLGSAAVVTQDLLLAAVFGGVIVGLGVGLVIRHGGSMDGTEIVAVVLSERWPFSVGEIIMFFNVFILGSAGFVFGWDRAMYSLIAYFVAYKTIDVVVDGLDESKGVWIVSNRAEELGVVILARLGRGVTYLEAKGGYSEEPKQMIYTVVTRLELPKLRTVVREIDPQAFVSVADIHETMGGYFRKRKIH from the coding sequence ATGGGTGAGACGCGAATGGCCGAACATTGGAGATATCGGGTCTATCAAGGGGTTCTGGTTATTGGGGGCAGCTTGGTGGCGGCGTACGGGTTGCGGGGGTTTCTGGTGCCCAATCATATCATCGACGGAGGCATGACGGGAATTTCCATACTGCTGTCCTATCTGACCGGATTGAACATTGGGTGGTTCCTGTTGGCCCTGAATCTTCCTTTTCTCCTGCTTGGCTACAACCAGATCGGCAAAACTTTTACCGTCCTGACCTTCCTCGGGGTTGCGGGGCTGGCGGTCTGGACCTGGGTGCTCGGCTCGGCGGCCGTGGTGACTCAGGATCTGTTGCTGGCGGCGGTGTTCGGGGGGGTGATCGTGGGTCTCGGGGTGGGATTGGTGATTCGACACGGGGGTTCCATGGATGGAACGGAAATTGTCGCCGTGGTGCTCAGTGAGCGGTGGCCCTTTTCCGTGGGCGAGATCATCATGTTTTTTAACGTGTTCATCCTGGGAAGCGCCGGATTCGTCTTCGGTTGGGACCGGGCCATGTACTCCTTAATTGCGTATTTTGTCGCGTACAAAACCATCGATGTGGTGGTGGACGGCTTGGATGAGTCCAAGGGGGTTTGGATTGTCTCCAACCGCGCCGAGGAACTGGGGGTGGTCATCTTGGCCCGCCTGGGGAGAGGGGTGACGTACCTCGAGGCCAAGGGCGGGTATTCCGAAGAGCCGAAGCAGATGATCTACACGGTGGTCACTCGGCTTGAGCTGCCGAAATTGCGTACCGTGGTGCGGGAAATCGACCCCCAGGCTTTCGTTTCCGTGGCGGACATTCACGAGACCATGGGCGGGTATTTTCGCAAGAGAAAGATCCACTGA
- a CDS encoding GntR family transcriptional regulator has protein sequence MWLRIDPRSEVPLYQQIVDQVREAVARRWLEPGTRLPSVRELAVQLALNHNTVAKAYQELEREGLIETLRGRGTFVAKPNPRTPSPDDVAWMEKQIRQLLIAAYHLGIEPKVWLEIAGRVVAGWSQSEGGF, from the coding sequence ATGTGGTTGAGGATTGATCCCAGATCGGAAGTGCCCCTGTATCAACAGATTGTCGATCAAGTGCGGGAAGCCGTGGCAAGGAGGTGGCTGGAGCCCGGAACCCGACTTCCCTCGGTCCGGGAGTTGGCCGTCCAGTTGGCGCTGAATCACAACACTGTCGCTAAGGCTTACCAGGAACTGGAACGAGAAGGATTGATCGAAACGCTCCGGGGGCGGGGGACCTTTGTGGCGAAGCCGAATCCTCGAACGCCTTCCCCCGATGATGTGGCGTGGATGGAAAAGCAGATTCGACAACTCCTCATCGCGGCGTACCATTTGGGAATCGAGCCGAAAGTTTGGCTGGAGATCGCCGGCCGGGTGGTGGCCGGCTGGTCTCAATCGGAGGGAGGTTTCTGA
- a CDS encoding ABC transporter ATP-binding protein has translation MSWAVEARDLSKTIDGVQALKDVTLHIPTGAVYGLIGPNGAGKTTLIRLMLGIWQPTVGQVLLFGNRADDPTGIARQGVGYVPDIPNWPNNFRVEDVLKWHRLVYRGWDEHRAGALLEMFRLRRRALLSTLSKGQKMQVSLSCALATHPRLLVLDEPTNGLDPVVRREFLQLLVRQVAEDETTMLFSTHLLEDLQRVADHIGVLFQGRLLLSTALADLWEEARKILVVFRPEAEPDLSQWPEVWRVEHEGRLWVLWVGGAAERVMERIRALEPVYWEAVQPALDDLFVEMMRREGYTYGDLELE, from the coding sequence ATGAGCTGGGCGGTCGAAGCGCGAGATTTGTCGAAAACGATCGATGGGGTTCAGGCTCTTAAGGATGTGACGCTGCACATTCCGACCGGAGCCGTGTATGGCCTCATTGGCCCGAACGGCGCTGGGAAAACGACGTTGATTCGCCTGATGTTGGGTATTTGGCAGCCCACCGTCGGCCAAGTACTCCTTTTTGGAAACCGGGCGGACGATCCCACGGGGATAGCCCGGCAAGGGGTGGGGTACGTGCCCGACATCCCGAACTGGCCGAACAATTTTCGCGTGGAAGATGTGTTGAAGTGGCACCGCCTTGTCTATCGGGGGTGGGACGAGCACCGGGCGGGGGCGCTGCTGGAGATGTTCCGACTCCGGCGCAGAGCATTATTGTCGACCCTCTCCAAAGGTCAGAAGATGCAGGTTTCCCTGTCCTGCGCTTTAGCGACGCATCCCCGGCTCCTGGTATTGGATGAGCCGACCAACGGCTTGGATCCCGTGGTGCGGAGGGAATTTCTTCAGCTTTTGGTCCGGCAGGTGGCCGAAGACGAGACCACGATGTTGTTTTCGACGCACCTCCTGGAAGATCTGCAACGGGTGGCGGATCACATCGGGGTTCTCTTTCAGGGCAGACTGCTGCTGTCCACGGCTTTGGCCGATCTGTGGGAGGAGGCCAGGAAAATCCTGGTTGTGTTCCGGCCCGAGGCGGAGCCCGACCTGTCCCAGTGGCCGGAAGTGTGGCGGGTGGAGCACGAGGGGCGGCTGTGGGTCCTGTGGGTCGGGGGCGCCGCGGAGAGGGTGATGGAACGGATCCGGGCGTTGGAGCCCGTGTACTGGGAAGCGGTACAACCGGCTCTGGACGATCTTTTTGTGGAAATGATGCGCCGGGAGGGGTACACCTATGGGGATCTGGAATTGGAATAA
- a CDS encoding endolytic transglycosylase MltG: protein MLPSNQRNVLLESSIHRGFQQSIQDLGCAPPGPDVFDAEVLQYLIAHLELTREEIKNLRQKLYAQLTSAEVLTVEDTGDGRFSFLVRIPYQNHLVDTWLIYRRDVWRSGGVAALSSRPVWKRPRVMGAALVVSYVLIALIAGSVGQYLAGHNQQRLEALASAAGYTLVPTSANATKGAPSGTAAQVPGGAASKPESTGPKPEGAAPPAQGQATPPNETITFALQMGMTAGDLTQFLHDKGLIQDVAAFNQKLADTHVDQDLKPGTYTFQKGMSEDQIIQTLQQGPQS, encoded by the coding sequence GTCCAACCAGCGCAACGTTTTGCTTGAATCATCGATCCACCGGGGATTTCAGCAGAGTATTCAAGACCTCGGCTGCGCCCCTCCGGGTCCTGACGTGTTTGATGCGGAAGTGTTACAGTACCTCATCGCCCACCTGGAACTCACTCGGGAAGAGATCAAAAATCTCCGGCAAAAGTTATACGCGCAATTGACCTCCGCCGAGGTGCTGACCGTGGAGGACACAGGGGATGGACGTTTTTCGTTCCTCGTCCGGATTCCCTATCAAAACCACCTGGTGGACACTTGGCTGATCTATCGCCGGGACGTGTGGAGAAGCGGCGGCGTGGCGGCGCTGTCCAGCCGCCCCGTGTGGAAGCGACCCCGGGTGATGGGGGCGGCCTTGGTGGTCTCCTATGTCCTCATCGCCCTGATCGCCGGATCAGTGGGGCAATATCTGGCCGGCCACAATCAACAACGCCTGGAAGCTTTGGCCAGCGCCGCTGGGTACACCTTGGTGCCCACCTCCGCCAACGCGACAAAAGGGGCCCCGTCCGGGACGGCCGCCCAAGTCCCCGGTGGAGCAGCGTCCAAGCCCGAAAGTACCGGCCCAAAACCCGAGGGGGCTGCGCCTCCGGCCCAGGGGCAGGCGACGCCGCCTAACGAGACGATCACCTTCGCCCTTCAGATGGGGATGACGGCCGGAGATCTGACCCAGTTTCTCCACGACAAAGGGCTCATCCAGGATGTCGCCGCCTTTAACCAGAAGCTCGCCGACACGCACGTGGACCAAGATCTAAAACCGGGCACCTACACGTTCCAAAAAGGCATGTCGGAAGACCAGATCATACAGACGTTACAACAAGGCCCCCAATCCTGA